In Bombus huntii isolate Logan2020A chromosome 3, iyBomHunt1.1, whole genome shotgun sequence, a single genomic region encodes these proteins:
- the LOC126863367 gene encoding arginyl-tRNA--protein transferase 1 isoform X1 has product MGTHRLTVQDYQALVDRGWRRCGSYCYKSTMDQTCCPMYTIKCEALQFKISKSQKKVLKRMAKFLRNELHKDDTMDTYDGDFHNNIDIEEIPNHNKHFLKVDKDISDMNVKFISDEVNARLHPSTSDRGQKKHGLENKKHNSESVPAASSYNNDSHSTPQSLQSVEMNPTRIPCMKAKLLRKQRKQNKLMTQGKTQEEIEAIFKENKQENQAKSLEQIFDEVYNGTNRLELKLVRTSPMSSGYLNTSKQSYEVYKKYQTTIHGVLAEKVTEMQYMGFLVNSPLQPWTPDDGPPSGYGSFHEQYWLDNELIAVGVIDILPSCVSSVYFFYDPAYSHLSLGTFSSLREVYLTRQLNKIAKDLKYYYMGFYIHSCPKMRYKARMRPSKLLCPETYAWFDIEPCLLKLDKQKYSRLNDDIDAINEDNIVDIRKVLILYRQIAMPYEIYKKQAQTITQDEEDEIKEYTSLVGMKCAQRLLLYRC; this is encoded by the exons ATGGGTACACATAGATTGACTGTGCAAGATTACCAAGCTCTAGTAGATAGAGGTTGGAGAAGGTGTGGTTCTTATTGTTACAAATCTACAATGGATCAAACATGTTGCCCAATGTATACAATTAA aTGTGAAGCattacaatttaaaatttctaaatcACAAAAAAAGGTTTTGAAAAGAATGGCAAAGTTTTTAAGAAATGAATTACATAAAGATGATACTATGGATACGTACGATGGAGATTTTCATAATAACATTG ATATTGAAGAAATTCCTAATCACAATAAGCACTTTTTAAAAGTTGACAAAGATATTTCTGATATGAATGTGAAATTTATTAGTGATGAAGTTAATGCAAGGTTACATCCTAGCACATCAGATAGAGGACAGAAAAAACATGgtctagaaaataaaaaacataattcTGAAAGTGTACCTGCTGCATCAAGTTATAACAATGATTCTCATAGTACACCTCAAAGTCTACAATCTGTAGAAATGAATCCTACTCGGATACCTTGTATGAAAGCAAAGCTTTTACGTAAACAACGaaaacaaaacaaattaaTGACACAAGGAAAAACTCAGGAAGAAATAGAAGctattttcaaagaaaataaacAAGAAAACCAGGCTAAAAGTTTGGAGCAAATATTTGATGAAGTTTATAATGGAACCAACAGATTAGAG CTGAAATTAGTTAGAACTTCACCAATGAGCTCTGGATATTTAAATACCTCAAAACAATCTTATGaggtatataaaaaatatcaaacaacaATACATGGAGTTCTAGCAGAAAAGGTTACAGAGATGCAATATATGGGATTTCTTGTGAACTCACCTTTACAG CCATGGACACCAGATGATGGACCACCAAGTGGATATGGTTCTTTTCATGAACAATATTGGTTAGATAATGAATTAATTGCAGTTGGTGTGATAGATATTTTACCATCTTGTGTTTCAAGTGTTTACTTTTTTTATGATCCGGCTTATTCTCATCTCTCACTTGGCACATTTAG TTCACTTCGAGAAGTTTATTTAACAAgacaattaaataaaattgcaaaagatCTGAAATATTACTACATGGGATTCTACATACATTCATGTCCTAAAATGCGATACAAGGCACGAATGAGACCATCAAAACTATTATGTCCTGAAACTTATGCATGGTTTGATATTGAACCgtgtttattaaaattagataaacaaaaatatagcaGACTGAATGATGATATTGATGCTATTAACGAGGATAATATAGTTGATATTCGTAAG gtattaattttgtatcgGCAAATTGCGATGCCGTATGAAATCTATAAAAAGCAAGCTCAAACCATCACGCAAGATGAAGAAGATGAGATTAAAGAATATACTAGTTTAGTTGGCATGAAGTGTGCACAGAGATTGTTGCTTTATCGCTGTTAA
- the LOC126863367 gene encoding arginyl-tRNA--protein transferase 1 isoform X2: protein MGTHRLTVQDYQALVDRGWRRCGSYCYKSTMDQTCCPMYTIKCEALQFKISKSQKKVLKRMAKFLRNELHKDDTMDTYDGDFHNNIDIEEIPNHNKHFLKVDKDISDMNVKFISDEVNARLHPSTSDRGQKKHGLENKKHNSESVPAASSYNNDSHSTPQSLQSVEMNPTRIPCMKAKLLRKQRKQNKLMTQGKTQEEIEAIFKENKQENQAKSLEQIFDEVYNGTNRLEMKLVRTMSDEFIKTLKISANLFKKYQMTIHGETEKESDDKSFFNFLVKSSLQPWTPDDGPPSGYGSFHEQYWLDNELIAVGVIDILPSCVSSVYFFYDPAYSHLSLGTFSSLREVYLTRQLNKIAKDLKYYYMGFYIHSCPKMRYKARMRPSKLLCPETYAWFDIEPCLLKLDKQKYSRLNDDIDAINEDNIVDIRKVLILYRQIAMPYEIYKKQAQTITQDEEDEIKEYTSLVGMKCAQRLLLYRC from the exons ATGGGTACACATAGATTGACTGTGCAAGATTACCAAGCTCTAGTAGATAGAGGTTGGAGAAGGTGTGGTTCTTATTGTTACAAATCTACAATGGATCAAACATGTTGCCCAATGTATACAATTAA aTGTGAAGCattacaatttaaaatttctaaatcACAAAAAAAGGTTTTGAAAAGAATGGCAAAGTTTTTAAGAAATGAATTACATAAAGATGATACTATGGATACGTACGATGGAGATTTTCATAATAACATTG ATATTGAAGAAATTCCTAATCACAATAAGCACTTTTTAAAAGTTGACAAAGATATTTCTGATATGAATGTGAAATTTATTAGTGATGAAGTTAATGCAAGGTTACATCCTAGCACATCAGATAGAGGACAGAAAAAACATGgtctagaaaataaaaaacataattcTGAAAGTGTACCTGCTGCATCAAGTTATAACAATGATTCTCATAGTACACCTCAAAGTCTACAATCTGTAGAAATGAATCCTACTCGGATACCTTGTATGAAAGCAAAGCTTTTACGTAAACAACGaaaacaaaacaaattaaTGACACAAGGAAAAACTCAGGAAGAAATAGAAGctattttcaaagaaaataaacAAGAAAACCAGGCTAAAAGTTTGGAGCAAATATTTGATGAAGTTTATAATGGAACCAACAGATTAGAG ATGAAGTTGGTGAGAACAATGTCGGACGAGTTTATTAAAACGCTTAAAATAAGTGCAAAcctgtttaaaaaatatcaaatgacTATTCATGGTGAAACAGAAAAGGAGTCAGATGATAAATCATTCTTCAACTTTCTTGTAAAAAGTTCTTTACAG CCATGGACACCAGATGATGGACCACCAAGTGGATATGGTTCTTTTCATGAACAATATTGGTTAGATAATGAATTAATTGCAGTTGGTGTGATAGATATTTTACCATCTTGTGTTTCAAGTGTTTACTTTTTTTATGATCCGGCTTATTCTCATCTCTCACTTGGCACATTTAG TTCACTTCGAGAAGTTTATTTAACAAgacaattaaataaaattgcaaaagatCTGAAATATTACTACATGGGATTCTACATACATTCATGTCCTAAAATGCGATACAAGGCACGAATGAGACCATCAAAACTATTATGTCCTGAAACTTATGCATGGTTTGATATTGAACCgtgtttattaaaattagataaacaaaaatatagcaGACTGAATGATGATATTGATGCTATTAACGAGGATAATATAGTTGATATTCGTAAG gtattaattttgtatcgGCAAATTGCGATGCCGTATGAAATCTATAAAAAGCAAGCTCAAACCATCACGCAAGATGAAGAAGATGAGATTAAAGAATATACTAGTTTAGTTGGCATGAAGTGTGCACAGAGATTGTTGCTTTATCGCTGTTAA
- the LOC126863367 gene encoding arginyl-tRNA--protein transferase 1 isoform X3, translated as MARQSYSIVEYYGEQDGYKCGYCKSPNTNFSHGMGTHRLTVQDYQALVDRGWRRCGSYCYKSTMDQTCCPMYTIKCEALQFKISKSQKKVLKRMAKFLRNELHKDDTMDTYDGDFHNNIDIEEIPNHNKHFLKVDKDISDMNVKFISDEVNARLHPSTSDRGQKKHGLENKKHNSESVPAASSYNNDSHSTPQSLQSVEMNPTRIPCMKAKLLRKQRKQNKLMTQGKTQEEIEAIFKENKQENQAKSLEQIFDEVYNGTNRLELKLVRTSPMSSGYLNTSKQSYEVYKKYQTTIHGVLAEKVTEMQYMGFLVNSPLQMKLVRTMSDEFIKTLKISANLFKKYQMTIHGETEKESDDKSFFNFLVKSSLQPWTPDDGPPSGYGSFHEQYWLDNELIAVGVIDILPSCVSSVYFFYDPAYSHLSLGTFSSLREVYLTRQLNKIAKDLKYYYMGFYIHSCPKMRYKARMRPSKLLCPETYAWFDIEPCLLKLDKQKYSRLNDDIDAINEDNIVDIRKVLILYRQIAMPYEIYKKQAQTITQDEEDEIKEYTSLVGMKCAQRLLLYRC; from the exons atgGCAAGACAATCGTACAGTATTGTTGAGTATTATGGTGAACAGGATGGATATAAATGTGGTTATTGCAAAAGCCCAAACACAAATTTTAGTCATG GTATGGGTACACATAGATTGACTGTGCAAGATTACCAAGCTCTAGTAGATAGAGGTTGGAGAAGGTGTGGTTCTTATTGTTACAAATCTACAATGGATCAAACATGTTGCCCAATGTATACAATTAA aTGTGAAGCattacaatttaaaatttctaaatcACAAAAAAAGGTTTTGAAAAGAATGGCAAAGTTTTTAAGAAATGAATTACATAAAGATGATACTATGGATACGTACGATGGAGATTTTCATAATAACATTG ATATTGAAGAAATTCCTAATCACAATAAGCACTTTTTAAAAGTTGACAAAGATATTTCTGATATGAATGTGAAATTTATTAGTGATGAAGTTAATGCAAGGTTACATCCTAGCACATCAGATAGAGGACAGAAAAAACATGgtctagaaaataaaaaacataattcTGAAAGTGTACCTGCTGCATCAAGTTATAACAATGATTCTCATAGTACACCTCAAAGTCTACAATCTGTAGAAATGAATCCTACTCGGATACCTTGTATGAAAGCAAAGCTTTTACGTAAACAACGaaaacaaaacaaattaaTGACACAAGGAAAAACTCAGGAAGAAATAGAAGctattttcaaagaaaataaacAAGAAAACCAGGCTAAAAGTTTGGAGCAAATATTTGATGAAGTTTATAATGGAACCAACAGATTAGAG CTGAAATTAGTTAGAACTTCACCAATGAGCTCTGGATATTTAAATACCTCAAAACAATCTTATGaggtatataaaaaatatcaaacaacaATACATGGAGTTCTAGCAGAAAAGGTTACAGAGATGCAATATATGGGATTTCTTGTGAACTCACCTTTACAG ATGAAGTTGGTGAGAACAATGTCGGACGAGTTTATTAAAACGCTTAAAATAAGTGCAAAcctgtttaaaaaatatcaaatgacTATTCATGGTGAAACAGAAAAGGAGTCAGATGATAAATCATTCTTCAACTTTCTTGTAAAAAGTTCTTTACAG CCATGGACACCAGATGATGGACCACCAAGTGGATATGGTTCTTTTCATGAACAATATTGGTTAGATAATGAATTAATTGCAGTTGGTGTGATAGATATTTTACCATCTTGTGTTTCAAGTGTTTACTTTTTTTATGATCCGGCTTATTCTCATCTCTCACTTGGCACATTTAG TTCACTTCGAGAAGTTTATTTAACAAgacaattaaataaaattgcaaaagatCTGAAATATTACTACATGGGATTCTACATACATTCATGTCCTAAAATGCGATACAAGGCACGAATGAGACCATCAAAACTATTATGTCCTGAAACTTATGCATGGTTTGATATTGAACCgtgtttattaaaattagataaacaaaaatatagcaGACTGAATGATGATATTGATGCTATTAACGAGGATAATATAGTTGATATTCGTAAG gtattaattttgtatcgGCAAATTGCGATGCCGTATGAAATCTATAAAAAGCAAGCTCAAACCATCACGCAAGATGAAGAAGATGAGATTAAAGAATATACTAGTTTAGTTGGCATGAAGTGTGCACAGAGATTGTTGCTTTATCGCTGTTAA